From Pantoea sp. Ep11b, the proteins below share one genomic window:
- the metH gene encoding methionine synthase — MSRKIDALHQQLAQRIMVLDGGMGTMIQRCGLEEQAFRGSRFADWPCDLKGNNDLLVLSQPQVIREIHDAYLAAGADILETNTFNATSIAMADYRMESLAAEINLEAARLARACADAWTAKTPDRPRYVAGVLGPTNRTCSISPDVNDPAFRNITFTQLVAAYREATRALVAGGADLIMIETVFDTLNAKAAVYAVQTEMEALGVALPLMISGTITDASGRTLSGQTTEAFYNALRHAEPLSFGLNCALGPDELRQYVAELSRIAEGYVSAHPNAGLPDAFGEYNLDAARMAEQIGEWAKAGFLNIVGGCCGTTPEHIAAMAAAVEGVAPRPLPTLPVACRLSGLEPLNITAESLFVNVGERTNVTGSAKFKRLIKEEKYSEALEVALQQVQNGAQIIDINMDEGMLDAEAAMVRFLNLIAGEPDIARVPIMIDSSKWAVIEKGLQCIQGKGIVNSVSMKEGEAAFIQQARQVRRYGAAMVVMAFDEVGQADTRARKIEICRRAYRILTEQVGFPPEDIIFDPNIFAVATGIDEHNNYAADFIGACEDIRRELPHAMISGGVSNVSFSFRGNDPVREAIHAVFLYHAIRNGMDMGIVNAGQLAIYDDLPAELRDAVEDVILNRRDDGTERLLALAEKYRGGKGDASQEQQLAEWRSWAVAKRLEYALVKGITTFIEQDTEEARQQMLRPIEVIEGPLMAGMNVVGDLFGEGKMFLPQVVKSARVMKQAVAWLEPFIEASKEAGRSNGKIVLATVKGDVHDIGKNIVGVVLQCNNYEIVDLGVMVPGEKILKTAREVNADIIGLSGLITPSLDEMVNIAKEMERQGFTLPLLIGGATTSKAHTAVKIEQHYSGPTVYVQNASRTVGVVSSLLSPTLREDFIARTRKEYETVRIQHARKKPRTPPVPLQAARDNATLIDWQSYTPPVPHRPGVSQVEVSIETLRNYIDWTPFFMTWSLAGKYPRILEDEVVGEEAQRLFADARAMLDRLSEHSLLAPRGVVGIFPANRVGDDIHIYRDERREEILCVSHHLRQQTEKTDFANYCLADFVAPKSSGKADYLGAFAVTGGLEEDALAEAYDRQHDDYNKIMVKALADRLAEAFAEYLHERVRKVIWGFAPNENLSNEELIRENYQGIRPAPGYPACPEHTEKAAIWRLLAVEEQTGMKLTESFAMWPGASVSGWYFSHPESRYFAVAQIQRDQVEDYAARKGMPVSEVERWLAPNLGYDAE, encoded by the coding sequence GTGAGCAGAAAAATCGACGCGTTACATCAGCAGCTCGCCCAACGCATTATGGTGCTGGATGGCGGCATGGGCACCATGATCCAGCGCTGCGGGCTGGAAGAGCAAGCGTTTCGCGGCAGCCGGTTCGCTGACTGGCCCTGCGATCTGAAAGGCAATAACGATCTGCTGGTGCTGAGCCAGCCGCAGGTGATCCGCGAGATCCACGACGCCTATCTGGCAGCGGGCGCGGATATCCTTGAAACCAACACCTTTAACGCCACCTCGATCGCGATGGCGGATTACCGGATGGAGAGCCTGGCGGCGGAGATCAATCTTGAAGCCGCCCGGCTGGCGCGCGCCTGCGCCGACGCCTGGACGGCAAAAACACCGGATCGGCCGCGCTATGTGGCGGGGGTGCTGGGGCCGACCAACCGCACCTGCTCGATCTCGCCTGATGTTAACGATCCCGCTTTCCGCAATATTACCTTCACCCAGCTGGTGGCGGCGTATCGCGAAGCGACCCGTGCGCTGGTGGCGGGCGGGGCCGATCTCATCATGATCGAAACCGTGTTCGATACGCTGAATGCCAAGGCGGCGGTCTATGCGGTGCAGACGGAGATGGAGGCGCTGGGCGTTGCGCTGCCGCTGATGATCTCCGGCACCATTACCGACGCCTCCGGCCGCACGCTCTCCGGCCAGACCACCGAAGCCTTTTACAACGCCCTGCGTCACGCGGAACCGCTCTCCTTTGGACTGAACTGTGCGCTGGGACCGGATGAGCTGCGTCAGTATGTGGCGGAGCTGTCGCGGATTGCGGAAGGCTACGTGTCCGCGCACCCCAACGCCGGACTGCCTGATGCGTTCGGGGAGTACAATCTGGATGCGGCGCGGATGGCAGAGCAGATTGGTGAGTGGGCGAAGGCGGGGTTCCTGAATATCGTTGGCGGCTGCTGCGGCACCACGCCGGAGCATATCGCGGCCATGGCCGCCGCAGTGGAAGGGGTCGCACCGCGCCCGCTGCCGACTCTCCCGGTCGCCTGTCGCCTTTCCGGCCTGGAGCCGCTGAACATCACCGCAGAGTCGCTGTTTGTGAACGTCGGTGAGCGCACCAACGTCACCGGCTCAGCGAAATTCAAACGGTTGATCAAAGAGGAGAAATATAGCGAGGCGCTGGAGGTGGCGCTGCAGCAGGTGCAGAACGGCGCGCAGATCATCGACATCAATATGGATGAAGGGATGCTCGATGCTGAAGCCGCGATGGTGCGCTTTCTGAATCTGATCGCGGGCGAACCCGATATCGCCCGTGTGCCAATCATGATCGACTCCTCGAAATGGGCGGTGATTGAAAAGGGGCTGCAGTGCATTCAGGGCAAAGGGATCGTGAACTCGGTGTCGATGAAAGAGGGCGAAGCGGCATTCATTCAACAGGCGCGTCAGGTGCGGCGTTACGGCGCGGCGATGGTGGTGATGGCGTTTGATGAAGTGGGCCAGGCGGATACCCGCGCCCGTAAAATTGAGATCTGCCGCCGGGCCTACCGGATCCTGACGGAGCAGGTCGGTTTCCCGCCGGAAGACATTATCTTCGACCCCAACATCTTTGCAGTCGCCACCGGTATCGACGAGCACAATAACTACGCCGCGGATTTCATCGGCGCCTGTGAAGATATCCGGCGGGAGCTGCCCCACGCGATGATCTCCGGCGGCGTCTCCAACGTATCATTTTCCTTCCGAGGCAACGATCCGGTGCGTGAAGCGATACACGCGGTCTTCCTCTATCACGCTATCCGCAACGGCATGGATATGGGCATCGTCAACGCAGGTCAGCTGGCCATCTATGACGATCTGCCCGCGGAACTGCGCGATGCCGTGGAGGATGTGATTCTGAACCGGCGCGATGATGGCACCGAGCGACTGCTGGCGCTGGCGGAGAAATACCGCGGCGGTAAAGGCGATGCGTCCCAGGAGCAGCAGCTGGCGGAGTGGCGCAGCTGGGCGGTGGCGAAGCGGCTGGAGTATGCGCTGGTTAAAGGCATTACAACGTTTATTGAACAGGATACCGAGGAGGCGCGCCAGCAGATGCTGCGTCCGATTGAGGTGATCGAAGGCCCCCTGATGGCCGGCATGAACGTAGTGGGTGATCTGTTCGGTGAAGGCAAAATGTTTCTGCCGCAGGTGGTGAAGTCGGCGCGCGTAATGAAGCAGGCGGTGGCCTGGCTGGAACCCTTCATCGAAGCCAGCAAAGAGGCGGGGCGCAGCAACGGTAAAATCGTGCTGGCTACGGTGAAAGGCGATGTGCATGACATCGGCAAGAATATTGTCGGCGTGGTGCTGCAGTGCAATAACTACGAGATTGTGGATCTCGGCGTGATGGTGCCGGGCGAGAAAATCCTTAAAACCGCGCGGGAAGTGAATGCCGATATTATCGGCTTATCGGGCCTGATCACGCCATCGCTGGATGAGATGGTCAATATCGCGAAAGAGATGGAGCGACAGGGCTTTACGCTGCCGCTGCTGATTGGCGGCGCGACCACCTCGAAGGCGCACACCGCCGTCAAAATTGAGCAGCACTACAGCGGCCCGACCGTCTATGTGCAGAACGCCTCACGCACCGTGGGCGTGGTGTCGTCGCTGCTCTCTCCGACCTTAAGAGAGGATTTCATCGCACGTACCCGCAAGGAGTACGAAACCGTGCGCATCCAGCACGCGCGCAAAAAGCCCCGCACGCCGCCAGTCCCGCTGCAGGCAGCGCGCGACAACGCCACCCTCATCGACTGGCAGAGCTATACGCCGCCGGTGCCGCATCGGCCAGGCGTCAGTCAGGTGGAGGTGAGCATTGAGACGCTGCGCAACTACATCGACTGGACGCCCTTCTTTATGACCTGGTCGCTGGCGGGCAAATATCCCCGCATCCTGGAAGATGAGGTGGTAGGCGAAGAGGCGCAGCGTCTGTTTGCCGATGCCCGTGCGATGCTCGACAGACTGAGCGAGCACTCCCTGCTCGCGCCGCGTGGCGTGGTCGGTATTTTTCCGGCGAACCGGGTCGGCGATGATATCCATATTTACCGGGATGAGCGGCGCGAGGAGATTTTGTGTGTAAGTCATCACTTACGTCAGCAGACTGAGAAAACGGACTTCGCGAACTACTGCCTGGCCGATTTTGTGGCCCCGAAATCCTCAGGAAAGGCGGATTACCTGGGGGCGTTCGCGGTAACGGGCGGACTGGAGGAGGATGCGCTGGCGGAGGCTTATGATCGCCAGCATGATGATTACAACAAGATCATGGTGAAGGCGCTGGCGGACCGTCTGGCCGAAGCCTTTGCCGAATATCTGCATGAGCGGGTGCGAAAAGTGATCTGGGGCTTTGCGCCTAACGAAAATCTCAGCAACGAAGAGCTGATCCGGGAAAATTATCAGGGAATACGTCCGGCACCCGGCTATCCGGCCTGCCCGGAGCACACCGAAAAAGCTGCCATCTGGCGTCTGCTGGCGGTGGAGGAGCAGACTGGCATGAAACTCACTGAATCCTTTGCGATGTGGCCCGGTGCGTCCGTGTCGGGCTGGTATTTCAGTCATCCCGAGAGTCGCTATTTCGCCGTCGCGCAGATCCAGCGTGACCAGGTGGAGGATTATGCCGCTCGCAAAGGGATGCCGGTGAGTGAGGTGGAGCGCTGGCTGGCACCCAATCTCGGCTACGATGCGGAGTGA
- a CDS encoding YjbF family lipoprotein, whose translation MRQLPLLLACLLLQACTQTQKGLEQTLLLAVNGPDDVTVTDQQVSNLPYASLYARLNNGPRIFVVLGYNEQGQQKWVTQDQAMLVTQHGRLVKTLGLTDNLLSVSNLQQDPLANALHLSNGAGWTRIVQWTEQGKVRGATVRSTFQRGTDAVLTVAGNRIPCRVWHEQVSIDSLHREWENTFWIDNSSGDVVQAQQMLAADAFPVETTILKPAKS comes from the coding sequence GTGCGCCAACTTCCTCTGCTGCTCGCTTGCCTGCTGCTGCAGGCCTGTACACAAACGCAAAAAGGTCTTGAACAGACGTTGCTGCTGGCGGTTAACGGTCCGGACGACGTCACCGTCACCGATCAACAGGTCAGTAATCTCCCCTATGCCAGTCTCTACGCTCGTCTGAACAACGGCCCGCGCATTTTTGTGGTGCTGGGTTACAACGAGCAGGGTCAGCAGAAATGGGTGACGCAGGATCAGGCGATGCTGGTGACACAGCACGGCCGTCTGGTGAAGACCCTTGGCCTGACCGATAACCTGCTGAGCGTCAGCAATCTGCAACAGGATCCGCTCGCCAACGCCCTGCACCTCAGCAACGGCGCAGGCTGGACCCGCATCGTGCAGTGGACTGAACAGGGCAAGGTGCGCGGCGCAACCGTGCGTTCAACCTTCCAGCGCGGCACCGACGCGGTGCTGACGGTCGCGGGCAACCGCATTCCCTGCCGCGTCTGGCATGAGCAGGTGAGCATCGACAGCCTGCACCGTGAGTGGGAAAACACCTTCTGGATCGATAACAGCAGCGGCGATGTGGTGCAGGCCCAGCAGATGCTGGCGGCCGATGCCTTTCCTGTTGAAACCACCATTCTGAAGCCGGCGAAATCATGA
- a CDS encoding YjbH domain-containing protein yields the protein MKKRYLFSLLAVSVAAACQAQADTWPAPVGPSQSDFGGVGLMQVPTARMAREGEFSLNARDNDQYRYYSASLQLFPWLETTVRYTDVRTRQYSAVSEFSGTQSYKDKAFDLKLRLWQEGFWLPEVAVGTRDLGGTGLFDSEYLVATKAWGPFDFTLGLGWGYLGNSGTVKNPFCSYSDSYCQRPRVGEAGSINGSQMFHGPTAFFGGVEYQTPWQPLRLKMEYEGNDYQNDFAGRLDQRSKLNVGAIYRVTDWADINASYERGNTFMFGVTFRTNFNDLRQSHIDRAKPAYQPQPQPALLETTVVGDQLVALKENAGLDGPRIQTQGHTLYVSGEQTKYRDTREGVDRANRIIMNHLPDGIDTINVTESRFNMPQVTTETNVASLRKELEGYPLGHEQPLQQVRKEPVDPGNTEQGMFIRKDRLNYSLSPVLNQSVGGPESFYMYQVGVMGNVDYWLTDHLLVGGSLFGNLANNYDKFNYNGAPADSTLPRVRTHIRDYVENNVYVNDLQANYMGHLGNGFYGQLYGGYLETMYGGVGGELLYRPVDANWAVGVDANYVRQRDWDNMMQFNRYKAATGNLTAYWRPWFMQDVLVKTSVGQYLAKDKGVTVDVSKRFDSGVMVGVYATKTNVSSEEYGEGDFTKGFYISIPMDLFTVTPTRGRAQVNWVPLTRDGGQMLGRKYQLYDLTSDRDARFN from the coding sequence ATGAAAAAACGTTATCTCTTCAGCCTGCTGGCTGTTTCTGTGGCGGCGGCCTGTCAGGCGCAGGCGGACACCTGGCCCGCACCGGTGGGCCCGTCACAATCCGATTTTGGCGGTGTGGGCCTGATGCAGGTGCCGACGGCACGCATGGCCAGAGAGGGCGAGTTCAGCCTCAATGCGCGCGACAACGACCAGTACCGCTACTACTCCGCCTCGCTGCAGCTCTTTCCGTGGCTGGAGACGACCGTGCGGTATACCGACGTGCGGACCCGTCAGTACAGTGCGGTGTCAGAGTTCAGCGGCACCCAGAGCTATAAAGACAAAGCGTTCGACCTGAAACTCCGCCTGTGGCAGGAGGGGTTCTGGCTGCCGGAAGTGGCGGTGGGTACCCGCGATCTCGGCGGCACCGGCCTGTTCGACAGCGAATATCTGGTCGCGACCAAAGCCTGGGGGCCGTTCGACTTTACTCTGGGGCTGGGCTGGGGCTATCTCGGCAACAGCGGCACCGTGAAGAACCCCTTCTGTTCCTACAGCGACAGCTACTGCCAGCGGCCACGGGTGGGCGAAGCCGGTTCCATCAACGGTTCGCAGATGTTCCACGGTCCGACGGCCTTTTTTGGCGGCGTGGAGTATCAGACGCCGTGGCAGCCGCTGCGCCTTAAAATGGAGTATGAAGGCAACGACTACCAGAATGACTTCGCGGGACGACTGGATCAGCGGAGTAAGCTCAACGTCGGCGCGATCTACCGCGTAACTGACTGGGCGGACATCAACGCCAGCTACGAACGCGGCAACACCTTTATGTTCGGCGTGACCTTCCGCACCAACTTTAACGACCTGCGCCAGTCGCATATCGACAGGGCGAAGCCTGCTTATCAGCCGCAGCCGCAACCGGCCCTGCTGGAGACAACCGTAGTGGGCGATCAGCTGGTCGCGCTGAAAGAGAATGCCGGGCTGGATGGCCCGCGTATTCAGACGCAGGGCCACACGCTCTATGTGTCAGGCGAGCAGACAAAGTATCGTGACACCCGCGAAGGCGTCGATCGCGCTAACCGCATCATCATGAACCACCTGCCTGACGGCATCGACACCATCAATGTCACCGAGTCGCGCTTTAACATGCCGCAGGTGACCACGGAGACGAATGTCGCCAGCCTGCGTAAAGAGCTGGAAGGCTATCCGCTGGGTCATGAGCAGCCGCTGCAGCAGGTTCGCAAAGAGCCGGTCGATCCGGGTAACACAGAACAGGGCATGTTCATCCGCAAAGATCGCCTGAACTACAGCCTGTCGCCGGTGCTGAATCAGTCGGTAGGCGGACCGGAAAGCTTCTACATGTATCAGGTCGGCGTCATGGGCAACGTCGATTACTGGCTGACGGATCACCTGCTGGTGGGCGGTAGCCTGTTTGGCAACCTCGCCAACAACTACGATAAGTTCAACTACAACGGCGCGCCGGCGGACTCCACGCTGCCTCGCGTGCGTACCCACATCCGCGACTACGTTGAGAACAACGTCTACGTCAACGATCTGCAGGCAAACTATATGGGCCACCTCGGTAACGGCTTCTATGGTCAGCTTTACGGCGGATATCTGGAGACGATGTATGGTGGCGTGGGCGGCGAGCTGCTCTATCGTCCGGTCGATGCTAACTGGGCGGTGGGCGTTGATGCCAACTACGTCCGTCAGCGTGACTGGGACAATATGATGCAGTTTAACCGCTACAAAGCGGCCACCGGCAACCTGACCGCTTACTGGCGTCCGTGGTTCATGCAGGATGTGCTGGTGAAGACCAGCGTCGGTCAGTATCTGGCGAAAGATAAAGGCGTGACGGTCGATGTGTCGAAGCGCTTCGACAGCGGCGTGATGGTCGGCGTGTATGCCACCAAAACCAACGTCTCGTCTGAAGAGTATGGTGAAGGCGACTTCACCAAAGGCTTCTACATCTCCATCCCGATGGACCTCTTCACCGTGACGCCGACCCGTGGCCGTGCGCAGGTGAACTGGGTGCCGCTGACGCGTGATGGCGGTCAGATGCTGGGTCGTAAGTACCAGCTCTATGACCTGACCTCCGATCGCGACGCGCGCTTCAACTAA
- the pgi gene encoding glucose-6-phosphate isomerase — protein sequence MKNINPTQTAAWKALQQHFEQMKSVEIADLFAQDADRFAKFSATFDDQMLVDFSKNRITQDTLDKLQALARETDLSSAIHAMFSGEKINRTEDRAVLHVALRNRSNTPILVDGKDVMPEVNAVLEKMKAFSERIISGEWKGYTGKPITDVVNIGIGGSDLGPFMVTEALRPYKNHLNMHFVSNVDGTHIAETLKDLSPETTLFLVASKTFTTLETMTNAHSARDWFLKTAGDQQHVAKHFAALSTNAKAVGEFGIDTNNMFEFWDWVGGRYSLWSAIGLSIILSIGFDNFEQLLSGAHAMDQHFASAPAEQNLPILLALIGIWYNNFFGAETEAILPYDQYMHRFAAYFQQGNMESNGKYVDRDGHPVDYQTGPIIWGEPGTNGQHAFYQLIHQGTKLVPCDFIAPAITHNALADHHPKLLSNFFAQTEALAFGKSRDVVEKEFTDAGKSAESVAHIVPFKVFEGNRPTNSILLREITPYSLGALIALYEHKIFTQGAILNIFTFDQWGVELGKQLANRILPELENDDEVTSHDSSTNALINRYKSWR from the coding sequence ATGAAAAATATCAATCCGACACAAACCGCAGCCTGGAAAGCGCTGCAACAGCATTTTGAGCAGATGAAATCGGTAGAAATCGCCGATCTGTTCGCCCAGGATGCCGATCGTTTTGCCAAATTCTCTGCCACCTTTGATGATCAGATGCTGGTGGATTTCTCCAAAAACCGCATCACCCAGGACACCCTCGATAAGTTACAGGCGCTGGCCAGAGAGACCGATCTGAGCAGTGCCATTCACGCGATGTTTTCCGGCGAGAAGATTAACCGTACCGAAGATCGCGCGGTGCTGCACGTCGCCCTGCGCAACCGGAGCAATACGCCGATTCTGGTAGATGGCAAAGATGTGATGCCGGAAGTCAATGCGGTGCTGGAGAAGATGAAAGCCTTCTCCGAACGTATCATCAGCGGCGAGTGGAAAGGCTATACCGGTAAGCCGATCACCGATGTGGTGAATATCGGCATCGGCGGCTCCGATCTGGGTCCGTTTATGGTGACCGAGGCGCTGCGCCCGTACAAAAACCATCTGAACATGCATTTTGTCTCCAACGTTGACGGCACCCACATCGCCGAAACGCTGAAAGATCTCAGCCCGGAAACCACGCTGTTCCTGGTCGCCTCGAAGACCTTCACTACCCTGGAAACCATGACCAACGCCCACAGCGCGCGCGACTGGTTCCTGAAGACAGCCGGTGACCAGCAGCATGTTGCTAAACACTTCGCGGCACTGTCAACCAACGCCAAAGCGGTGGGTGAATTTGGTATCGACACGAACAACATGTTTGAATTCTGGGACTGGGTGGGCGGCCGCTATTCACTCTGGTCAGCCATCGGCCTGTCGATCATCCTCTCCATCGGCTTCGACAACTTTGAGCAGCTGCTGAGCGGCGCACACGCTATGGACCAGCACTTCGCCTCTGCCCCGGCGGAACAGAACCTGCCGATCCTGCTGGCGCTGATTGGCATCTGGTACAACAATTTCTTCGGTGCCGAAACTGAAGCTATTCTGCCTTACGACCAGTACATGCACCGCTTTGCTGCCTACTTCCAGCAGGGCAATATGGAGTCGAACGGTAAGTATGTGGATCGCGACGGTCATCCGGTGGATTACCAGACCGGCCCTATCATCTGGGGTGAACCAGGCACCAATGGTCAGCACGCCTTCTATCAGCTGATCCATCAGGGCACCAAGCTGGTCCCATGTGACTTTATCGCGCCCGCCATCACCCACAATGCGCTCGCAGATCACCATCCGAAGCTGCTCTCAAACTTCTTTGCCCAGACCGAGGCGCTGGCGTTTGGTAAGTCACGCGACGTGGTCGAGAAAGAGTTTACCGATGCCGGTAAGTCTGCTGAGTCCGTGGCCCATATCGTGCCGTTCAAGGTATTTGAGGGTAACCGCCCGACCAACTCCATTCTGCTGCGTGAGATTACGCCTTACAGCCTGGGCGCGCTGATTGCCCTGTATGAGCATAAGATCTTCACTCAGGGCGCTATCCTGAATATCTTCACCTTCGATCAGTGGGGTGTGGAATTAGGTAAGCAGCTGGCGAACCGCATTCTGCCGGAACTGGAAAACGACGACGAGGTTACTTCGCACGACAGTTCCACCAATGCCTTAATTAACCGCTATAAGTCCTGGCGTTAA
- a CDS encoding capsule biosynthesis GfcC family protein, translating to MKKITFLLAGLSLFSTAGAQAAAQVTVHAPHKGGQAELSQIADLAQLVTLPPLQVNTDWRSTFIAERGATAVARQHYQQTLGALRAWRSDSSGERAAAIDEVIRQLSAIRVTGRQFTSLDPDWIRLHPADNRRLEGSYDLWLQAPSDAVLLLGALRGAGKVSWQPGKSVRDYLEGHEALSGAERNFVTVIAPSGATQQVPVAYWNHRHAEVEPGSVIWLGFSSWSLPGSNNDLNDRILSVLTHRIPD from the coding sequence ATGAAAAAAATTACTTTTTTGCTGGCCGGGCTGAGCCTGTTCAGCACCGCAGGCGCGCAGGCCGCTGCGCAGGTTACTGTCCATGCGCCGCACAAAGGTGGACAGGCTGAACTGAGCCAGATCGCCGATCTCGCCCAGCTGGTGACACTGCCTCCGCTGCAGGTGAATACGGACTGGCGCAGCACCTTTATTGCCGAGCGCGGTGCCACCGCCGTCGCCCGGCAGCACTATCAGCAGACACTGGGCGCGTTACGTGCCTGGCGCAGTGACAGCAGTGGTGAGCGGGCCGCGGCCATCGATGAGGTGATCCGCCAGCTCAGCGCCATCAGGGTGACAGGGCGTCAGTTCACCTCGCTCGACCCGGACTGGATCCGTCTGCATCCGGCAGACAACCGGCGGCTCGAGGGCAGCTACGACCTCTGGCTGCAGGCTCCGTCCGACGCCGTGCTGCTGCTCGGCGCACTGCGCGGCGCAGGCAAAGTAAGCTGGCAGCCAGGCAAGTCGGTACGCGACTATCTGGAGGGGCATGAGGCACTCTCCGGGGCAGAACGCAATTTTGTTACGGTGATTGCGCCATCGGGAGCCACACAGCAGGTGCCCGTCGCGTACTGGAATCATCGTCACGCGGAAGTGGAACCCGGCAGCGTGATCTGGCTCGGCTTCTCCTCATGGAGCCTGCCAGGCAGCAACAACGATCTCAATGACCGCATCCTCTCCGTACTGACTCACCGGATACCAGACTGA
- the yjbE gene encoding exopolysaccharide production protein YjbE has product MKKTMVAGAALILVAVSSGAYAAPQEAGEAGTAAGAQAGAISSGTSTAVGIGALGALVGLGIAASGGGDGANTGTTTTTTTSTTR; this is encoded by the coding sequence ATGAAAAAAACTATGGTTGCCGGTGCAGCCCTGATCCTCGTTGCTGTCTCTTCCGGCGCTTATGCTGCGCCACAGGAAGCGGGTGAAGCAGGTACTGCTGCAGGCGCGCAGGCGGGAGCCATCTCGTCCGGCACGTCCACCGCTGTGGGTATCGGTGCACTGGGCGCGCTGGTCGGGCTCGGCATCGCCGCTTCTGGCGGTGGTGACGGTGCGAATACCGGTACAACAACCACAACCACGACGAGCACCACTCGTTGA
- the iclR gene encoding glyoxylate bypass operon transcriptional repressor IclR has translation MATPVPVKRGKKPRSSPAAASAGGQVQSLTRGLTLLELIADSHGSVALTELAQQAGLPNSTTHRLLSTMQQQGFVRQVGDLGLWTMGAHAFVVGSSFLQSRNLLALVHPVLRSLMEQSGETVNLAVLDLSDHQAVIIDQVQCTQLMRMSAPIGGKLPMHASGAGKAFLAHLGDDQVTALLHQKGLHYYTPKTLMSPQSLKENLAQVRKAGFSLDDEEHALGLRCVAAPIYDEHGEAFAALSISGPIARMTDDRITELGALVIREARQVTLAYSGR, from the coding sequence ATGGCAACGCCGGTTCCTGTAAAGCGTGGCAAGAAACCCCGAAGCTCCCCTGCCGCCGCGTCTGCGGGTGGACAGGTGCAGTCGCTGACCCGTGGCCTGACGCTGCTGGAGCTGATTGCCGATTCACATGGCAGCGTCGCCCTGACCGAACTGGCGCAGCAGGCGGGCCTGCCGAACTCCACCACACATCGCCTGCTCAGCACCATGCAGCAGCAGGGCTTTGTCCGCCAGGTCGGCGATCTGGGTCTCTGGACGATGGGCGCGCACGCCTTTGTGGTCGGCAGCAGTTTTCTGCAGAGTCGCAATCTGCTGGCGCTGGTTCATCCGGTACTGCGCAGCCTGATGGAGCAGTCCGGCGAAACGGTGAATCTGGCGGTGCTGGATCTCAGCGATCACCAGGCGGTGATCATCGATCAGGTGCAGTGTACTCAGCTGATGCGGATGTCAGCACCGATTGGCGGCAAGCTGCCGATGCATGCGTCAGGCGCGGGCAAAGCGTTTCTGGCGCATCTGGGAGACGATCAGGTCACCGCCCTGCTGCATCAGAAGGGTCTGCATTACTACACGCCAAAAACCCTGATGTCACCGCAGAGCCTGAAAGAGAATCTGGCGCAGGTGCGCAAAGCGGGCTTTTCGCTGGATGATGAGGAGCATGCGCTGGGGCTGCGCTGCGTGGCCGCACCTATCTATGATGAGCATGGCGAGGCGTTTGCTGCGCTCTCTATCTCCGGCCCCATTGCCCGCATGACAGACGATCGGATTACGGAACTGGGGGCGCTGGTCATCCGGGAAGCGCGTCAGGTCACGCTGGCGTACAGCGGTCGTTAA